From the genome of Flavobacterium sediminis:
CTACCGATTTTTGTATCAGCAAAAACAAATAAAAGTTCAAGACAATGGAAAGCAAAAATCTTCAATTCAAGACAAACCTTAATTGCAGCAACTGTGTATCAAAAGTGCAGGCAGATTTAGATAACGCAGGCGGTATCTGCGAATGGAACGTTGATACGACCAACGCCGATAAAATCCTGACTGTAAAAGCAGAGGGCATTACCGAAGACGAGGTTGTCGCCATCATCAAGAAAAAAGGGTTTAAAGCTGAACCCATTTCAGAATAATCAGCCATTCACTCATTATTAAAAAGGATAAAAAAATGAAAAAGTTAATAGTAGCAATGACCGTAATGTTGTTTGGATTTTCTGCCTTTGCGCAAAATACAGGCAACCTGCTGAACAACTACATCAGCGTAAAAAATGCTTTGGTAAGCAGCGATAGTAAAGCGGCAAGCACCGCCATTAGCGCACTGAACGAAGCCGTTAAGAGCGAGGGCGATTTTGCACAGAAAGCAGAATTGCAGAAAGCCACCGACAAATTAAGTAAGGCAGGTAACAACCTTGAAAAGCAAAGAGCCGCTTTCAACGAAGTATCAACCGTACTGTGGAAAGTGGTAAAATCATCAGACAAAGTAAACCAACCCGTTTACTACCAATATTGCCCGATGAAAAAAGCATATTGGTTAAGCAAAGAAAAGGAGATTAAAAATCCTTACTACGGTTCTTCTATGCTTACTTGTGGTAAAGTTACCGAAACTAAATAATAACCCACAAAGGCATTGCTCAATGGGCAATGCCTTTTAATCTTTATAACCAATGCGATTTTTAAAATGGATAATCAAAAATTTCTTTACAAAAAGCTGTTGCCGCTAACCCTGTTGGCAATCTTTATATCACAAGTCAGCATTGCACAAAAGGTAGTTCATTACGACCTGTATGTAAAAGATACGCTTGTAAATTATGCGGGCAAGGAAAAGAGGGCAATTGCTGTAAACGGGCAAATCCCGATGCCCACGCTTGAATTTACAGAGGGCGACACGGCAGAAATCGTAGTGCATAACCAGTTAAAAGAAAGTACATCCCTGCACTGGCACGGCTTGTTCCTGCCGAATAAGGAAGACGGCGTACCTTTCTTAACGCAAATGCCGATTGAGCCGGGCGCAACTTATACTTACCGATTTCCGATTATTCAGAACGGAACGCATTGGTATCACTCACATTCGGGATTGCAGGAACAGATTGGAATGTACGGCAGCTTTATAATGCGCAAAAGGGCTGATGATAAAACATTTAGGAAAGGAATTGACGATTTACCGGAAATTCCCATAATGCTAAGCGAATGGACGAACCTGAAGCCCGAAAATGTACACCGTATGCTGCACGCAGCAAGCGACTGGTTTGCGATAAGGAAAGGCGCAACACAAAGCTACGCCGAAGCCATTAGAAGCGGAAAATTCAAAACCAAGCTGAACAACGAATGGAAGCGTATGTTGGCAATGGACGTGAGCGATGTGTATTACGACCGTGTAATGATGAACGGTAATCATCATACCGATTTAAAAAGCATTGACGGCAAGCCCTTAAAAGCAGGCGATAAAGTACGTTTACGCATTTCCAATGGGGGTGCATCGTCTTACTTTTGGCTGCGCTATGCAGGCGGTAAAATTACCGTAGTGGCGAGTGATGGCAACGATGTGGAGCCTGTGGAAGTGGACAGGCTGATTATTGCTGTATCGGAAACTTACGATGTGGTTGTTACCATTCCCGAGGACGGCAAAGCCTTTGAATTTATGGCAACCACCGAAGACCGTACCCAATCCACAAGCTATTTTATTGGCAACGGTACAAAACAATTGGTCGGGGAAATGCCACGCCTGAAATATTTTGAGGGTATGCAAATGATGAACGATATGATGAAGATGAACGGCGACCTGGAAGATATGGGAATGAATATGAGCCTGAACCAAATGGATATGAACGTAGTGATGTACCCGGAGATTACAGGCGAGGAAAAGAGCAAAAAAAACAAGGGTACAGCACCGTCTATGGAGCATCACGGCGACCATAAGATGAATAGCGACGAAGACCCCAACCGTTATAATGCTAATGCGTTGAGCGACATTAAAACGCTCAATTACGCAATGTTGAAATCGCCGCATAATACCACGCTTCCGGCTGATGCCCCGGTTAAGGAACTGAAATTTACCTTAACGGGAAATATGAACCGTTACGTTTGGAGTATGGATAACAAGGTTTTGGCAGAAACAGATAAGATACCTGTTAAAAAAGGCGAAGTATTGAGGATTACGATTTATAATAACTCAATGATGCGCCACCCGATACACCTGCACGGTTTTGATTTCAGGGTGCTGAATGAGCACGGCGAAAATGCACCGATGAAAAACATCATCGACATTATGCCGATGGAAACCGATACGATAGAGTTCCTTGCGAATACCGAGGGTGATTGGTTTTTCCATTGTCATATCCTGTATCATATGATGGCAGGTATGAATAGGGTTTTCGCTGTGGATGATTACAAAAATCCGTATTTACCCAATAAGGAAAAAGCATATAAAATGTTGCAGCGTGAAAGCAATATGCCACATTTGATGGCTCAAAGTGATTTTGCGACCAATGGTATTGACGGAGAAGCAATGTTGATGAACGCCCGTTACAGTTTGGGTACGGAATGGCGTTTAGGCTATAATGATATGCACGGCTATGAAGTGGAAACGCATTTGGGACGTTACATTGGTAAAATGCAATGGCTGATGCCTTTTGTCGGTTTCGATTGGCGATACCGCAGAATGGGAATGGACGAGCACGAGAAAAACCTCTTCG
Proteins encoded in this window:
- a CDS encoding heavy-metal-associated domain-containing protein, which encodes MESKNLQFKTNLNCSNCVSKVQADLDNAGGICEWNVDTTNADKILTVKAEGITEDEVVAIIKKKGFKAEPISE
- a CDS encoding multicopper oxidase family protein, translated to MDNQKFLYKKLLPLTLLAIFISQVSIAQKVVHYDLYVKDTLVNYAGKEKRAIAVNGQIPMPTLEFTEGDTAEIVVHNQLKESTSLHWHGLFLPNKEDGVPFLTQMPIEPGATYTYRFPIIQNGTHWYHSHSGLQEQIGMYGSFIMRKRADDKTFRKGIDDLPEIPIMLSEWTNLKPENVHRMLHAASDWFAIRKGATQSYAEAIRSGKFKTKLNNEWKRMLAMDVSDVYYDRVMMNGNHHTDLKSIDGKPLKAGDKVRLRISNGGASSYFWLRYAGGKITVVASDGNDVEPVEVDRLIIAVSETYDVVVTIPEDGKAFEFMATTEDRTQSTSYFIGNGTKQLVGEMPRLKYFEGMQMMNDMMKMNGDLEDMGMNMSLNQMDMNVVMYPEITGEEKSKKNKGTAPSMEHHGDHKMNSDEDPNRYNANALSDIKTLNYAMLKSPHNTTLPADAPVKELKFTLTGNMNRYVWSMDNKVLAETDKIPVKKGEVLRITIYNNSMMRHPIHLHGFDFRVLNEHGENAPMKNIIDIMPMETDTIEFLANTEGDWFFHCHILYHMMAGMNRVFAVDDYKNPYLPNKEKAYKMLQRESNMPHLMAQSDFATNGIDGEAMLMNARYSLGTEWRLGYNDMHGYEVETHLGRYIGKMQWLMPFVGFDWRYRRMGMDEHEKNLFGQVNKKDNRAAVSLGVMYTLPMLVNVQAEVYHDGIFRVSLMREDIPISRRLRAGFMVNTDLEYMADLRYILTRHIGIRAHYDSDMGFGAGLSLNY
- a CDS encoding DUF3347 domain-containing protein; translation: MKKLIVAMTVMLFGFSAFAQNTGNLLNNYISVKNALVSSDSKAASTAISALNEAVKSEGDFAQKAELQKATDKLSKAGNNLEKQRAAFNEVSTVLWKVVKSSDKVNQPVYYQYCPMKKAYWLSKEKEIKNPYYGSSMLTCGKVTETK